Proteins encoded in a region of the Carassius carassius chromosome 49, fCarCar2.1, whole genome shotgun sequence genome:
- the LOC132132824 gene encoding creatine kinase U-type, mitochondrial-like isoform X2, with the protein MASSFAKVMSSRTTGLIMASLGAGAVATGYLMSDNAAVSADQRRKLYPPSADFPDLRKHNNCMASALTPAIYAKLRDKITPNNWTLDQCIQTGVDNPGHPFIKTVGMVAGDEESYEVFAEIFDPVIKDRHNGYDPKTMKHPTDLDASKIHSGVFDEQYVLSSRVRTGRSIRGLSLPPACSRSERREVERVTVQALAGLKGDLSGRYYSLTEMTEEEQQRLIDEHFLFDKPVSPLLTASGMARDWPDARGIWHNNEKTFLIWINEEDHTRVISMEKGGNMKRVFERFCSGLKQVEHLIQERGWEFMWNERLGYILTCPSNLGTGLRAGVHVRLPKLSKDSRFGKILENLRLQKRGTGGVDTAAVGDTFDISNLDRLGKSEVELVQLVVDGVNYLIECEKRLEKGQDIKIPAPIQQSRK; encoded by the exons ATGGCAAGCTCATTCGCCAAGGTGATGTCGAGCCGCACCACTGGCTTGATCATGGCAAGTCTTGGAGCTGGTGCTGTGGCAACCGGTTACTTGATGAGTGATAATGCTGCTGTCTCTGCAGATCAGAGGAGGAAACTCTACCCTCCCAG TGCTGACTTCCCTGACCTTCGCAAACACAATAACTGCATGGCCAGTGCGCTGACCCCAGCCATCTATGCCAAACTGAGGGACAAGATCACCCCGAACAACTGGACTCTTGACCAGTGCATTCAGACTGGTGTGGACAACCCTGGTCATCCCTTCATCAAGACAGTTGGGATGGTCGCTGGTGACGAGGAGAGCTATGAG GTGTTTGCTGAAATCTTTGATCCTGTAATCAAGGACAGGCACAATGGCTATGACCCAAAGACCATGAAGCATCCCACTGACCTGGACGCCTCCAAG ATccattcaggtgtgtttgatgaaCAATACGTCCTATCCTCCCGTGTGCGAACAGGCCGCAGTATCCGTGGCCTCAGCCTTCCCCCTGCCTGCAGCCGCTCTGAGCGACGTGAAGTCGAAAGGGTCACGGTCCAGGCCTTGGCTGGCCTGAAGGGAGACCTCTCTGGTCGTTACTATAGCCTGACTGAAATGACTGAAGAAGAGCAGCAGAGACTTATCGAT GAGCATTTCCTTTTTGACAAGCCTGTGTCTCCTTTGCTCACTGCATCTGGGATGGCCAGGGACTGGCCAGATGCTCGTGGTATATG GCATAACAATGAGAAGACATTCTTAATATGGATCAATGAGGAAGACCACACCCGTGTCATCTCAATGGAAAAGGGTGGCAACATGAAAAGGGTGTTTGAGAGGTTCTGCAGTGGACTCAAACAG GTAGAACACCTGATTCAGGAGAGAGGCTGGGAGTTTATGTGGAATGAACGTCTTGGCTACATCCTGACCTGCCCATCCAACCTGGGCACTGGCCTCAGAGCTGGAGTACACGTCCGCTTGCCAAAGCTCAGCAAG GACTCTCGCTTTGGCAAGATCCTGGAAAACTTGCGGCTGCAGAAGCGTGGCACTGGAGGTGTGGACACAGCTGCAGTGGGTGATACTTTCGACATCTCAAACCTTGACCGCCTGGGCAAATCCGAG GTGGAACTGGTGCAGCTAGTCGTCGATGGTGTCAACTACCTTATTGAGTGTGAAAAGAGGCTGGAAAAGGGCCAGGATATCAAGATCCCCGCCCCCATCCAACAGTCTAGGAAGTGA
- the LOC132132824 gene encoding creatine kinase S-type, mitochondrial-like isoform X1: MASSFAKVMSSRTTGLIMASLGAGAVATGYLMSDNAAVSADQRRKLYPPSADFPDLRKHNNCMASALTPAIYAKLRDKITPNNWTLDQCIQTGVDNPGHPFIKTVGMVAGDEESYEVFAEIFDPVIKDRHNGYDPKTMKHPTDLDASKIHSGVFDEQYVLSSRVRTGRSIRGLSLPPACSRSERREVERVTVQALAGLKGDLSGRYYSLTEMTEEEQQRLIDDHFLFDKPVSPLLTCAFMARDWPDARGIWHNNEKTFLIWINEEDHTRVISMEKGGNMKRVFERFCSGLKQVEHLIQERGWEFMWNERLGYILTCPSNLGTGLRAGVHVRLPKLSKDSRFGKILENLRLQKRGTGGVDTAAVGDTFDISNLDRLGKSEVELVQLVVDGVNYLIECEKRLEKGQDIKIPAPIQQSRK, from the exons ATGGCAAGCTCATTCGCCAAGGTGATGTCGAGCCGCACCACTGGCTTGATCATGGCAAGTCTTGGAGCTGGTGCTGTGGCAACCGGTTACTTGATGAGTGATAATGCTGCTGTCTCTGCAGATCAGAGGAGGAAACTCTACCCTCCCAG TGCTGACTTCCCTGACCTTCGCAAACACAATAACTGCATGGCCAGTGCGCTGACCCCAGCCATCTATGCCAAACTGAGGGACAAGATCACCCCGAACAACTGGACTCTTGACCAGTGCATTCAGACTGGTGTGGACAACCCTGGTCATCCCTTCATCAAGACAGTTGGGATGGTCGCTGGTGACGAGGAGAGCTATGAG GTGTTTGCTGAAATCTTTGATCCTGTAATCAAGGACAGGCACAATGGCTATGACCCAAAGACCATGAAGCATCCCACTGACCTGGACGCCTCCAAG ATccattcaggtgtgtttgatgaaCAATACGTCCTATCCTCCCGTGTGCGAACAGGCCGCAGTATCCGTGGCCTCAGCCTTCCCCCTGCCTGCAGCCGCTCTGAGCGACGTGAAGTCGAAAGGGTCACGGTCCAGGCCTTGGCTGGCCTGAAGGGAGACCTCTCTGGTCGTTACTATAGCCTGACTGAAATGACTGAAGAAGAGCAGCAGAGACTTATCGAT GACCACTTCCTGTTTGACAAACCTGTTTCCCCCTTGTTGACTTGTGCCTTTATGGCCCGTGACTGGCCAGATGCAAGAGGCATCTG GCATAACAATGAGAAGACATTCTTAATATGGATCAATGAGGAAGACCACACCCGTGTCATCTCAATGGAAAAGGGTGGCAACATGAAAAGGGTGTTTGAGAGGTTCTGCAGTGGACTCAAACAG GTAGAACACCTGATTCAGGAGAGAGGCTGGGAGTTTATGTGGAATGAACGTCTTGGCTACATCCTGACCTGCCCATCCAACCTGGGCACTGGCCTCAGAGCTGGAGTACACGTCCGCTTGCCAAAGCTCAGCAAG GACTCTCGCTTTGGCAAGATCCTGGAAAACTTGCGGCTGCAGAAGCGTGGCACTGGAGGTGTGGACACAGCTGCAGTGGGTGATACTTTCGACATCTCAAACCTTGACCGCCTGGGCAAATCCGAG GTGGAACTGGTGCAGCTAGTCGTCGATGGTGTCAACTACCTTATTGAGTGTGAAAAGAGGCTGGAAAAGGGCCAGGATATCAAGATCCCCGCCCCCATCCAACAGTCTAGGAAGTGA